The following nucleotide sequence is from Ornithodoros turicata isolate Travis chromosome 2, ASM3712646v1, whole genome shotgun sequence.
GTCATTGCAGTGCAACCTGCTAACTGGTTTGGAGAAGCGTCAACTCCCACACAGAGAGACAACTGGGAGCAGAAACTAAAAAGATAAAAAGTGCGAAAAGCGCCGACCACGATTGGAGCGTGATGTCTCTTGTAATCACGATGACATCACAATTCTCCTCGTTCTTGAATGTAAAGCGAGTTGAGTGGGTACGCACGCGTCAATGTTGGGAGCGTTTATTCCAAgaaaatactgcgtacagaGAATTTTCCTATGTTCGTTGTCAGCCGAGTTGCGTCCTTTTGTAATTCGCCAGAAACAGAAGATCTTTTGAATTTTTTCCTGCGCTCGTTAAATCTGAACGAACAAAGAGAGGTACAAGTAGCTGAAAAACAGCTAATGACACGTTGTGTGCACTCAAAAATATCCTGTACTGGTTGTTTTTCCTAAATTCACAGAAGCCTGCTCAGGGCCAGACAAACTGTGCCGTGATGAGGGACATCTTGCGACAGAAGCTAGCCGAGAAGAGAGCCCACCCTGTTATTGAGTACGAGTCTGAGGTCAGTGATTCTGATGATGGTGCTGTGGTACCGCAGAAGCTGTATGATGAACTACAAGAGCGCTATGCTGCAATGAAAGCACAAGTACGAGAGCTAAAGTCAAAGGCTAGCTCATCGCCAAGCATGATGGAAGATCATTTGAAAGCTATCAGCACAACTTTAGCACGAGTTGAGGAAAAGATAGACCAACACGAATATGGTTAGTCTGATGGTGCACTTTGTCCTCTGTTTATTACATCCTAAATATGTTTTTTGGTAGATAATCTAATCTTGTACATAATTTCTTCCAGTATCCCCTGAAACAACCATGCTATCAGAGCCTCCTCTCAAAAAAGCTAACTTTCAGACGGATGGAGTCACTGTGAGTACTGAGGTTCCACATACCATTTACAGTACAACCTTACTATAGTGCTAAATATCCTGCATAGAGTGCAAAACTATTTTTAATGGCTTCTTGTGTGTCAGTTGAGACACCTCCTGCGTACTTGCATTTGCAGGTAACCATCAATGAAACTGTGTCAATGCCACTCGATCAGTGGCTGCACTgtcaaagagaaaagaaagagagtcTTTTTGTGCGGAGCATGGCACTGGCTTTGTGGGGGAAGGATACACTCAAGAACAGGTCGACAGAAGGACGGGTGTCGAACCGGTTTAGAAAGCAACCTGAAGCTACGGCAAAACCCCAACTCTCACCAGAAAAAATTGGTGTCCTAGAAGGTTCGTAATTCAGTAAATACCTGCAATTCATTTACAGCCACTTTCTTTGTTGCAGACTGCTTTGAGGACTGGCTCGTGAAGCGTGGTGCCAGTGGTCCATGCTTGAAAGAAAGGTTGAACTCCCTGAAAGGCCACCTGATTTCAGCTCTACGGGATGCTGCAAGACCAGCAAAAGACGCACCGACCACACCCACAAATGCCACCTCATAAGGACCTTATTTCTGCTGAAGTTTCTGGTAAATATTCCTTGTACCGTGACATTTCTACACATGTGTGTCACAGTATGTTCTATTCTGACAGCCACATGGGTGacataaatccccccccccccacacacacacacagcggGTGCTTCTTGCAAAACCACCACTTTGTCCTGATCGCATGTCTTAGAAAAGTGTATTTTGCGGTCGTGTGACATTATATCTCGTTTTGCTACTTATTTGCTTTATGCTGCTTACATATTTCCGTTGCCAtcaagccaagagatgaacttGTTTTGCCAACGCAAAGCATGCGGTTCTTCCACAACGTGGTACCCCATTTCTCGTTAAAGTACATTGCATCGGCCAGTGAGCCTTAttgtcatcacatctttggaactTGTCTAGagtacgaggctttatgtgcaAAAACTGCACGTTTTACTGCCTCATTATCAGAAAAAATAATTAcagtgatcgaaagacatcgaAAGCGTTGTGCAGAAGCAACTGCATTGTTTGCAAATGGGTTGGCTgcaggtcacgtgtgccttgacgtttgctgcgatgtgcgaccaggacctgtctgGGATGCATTGTATCTACTGAGAAatgcattggatgccacccctgtgctgaCTGCTCTGCAGCACTTTCACAATTTaaattttttgttttattttgacATGACTTGAATGTCACAGGTGCTGGGAGCATGTATGTATTGTTAAGCTAAACAGTACAGTTAAAACGACAATTTCGTCTCGCCCACCATCCCTCGGGCATTGTCTGTTTACTGAACCATCACATTCATATCATCTTGCTGCTTCACCACTGGAGTCACCGCTGCAGTGGCCACTGACTACCCCCAGCCCAATGCCGGTGGTACCAGTGACCCTTGGCAGTTTAGCACCGGGAACCTAGAACGTCAGCAGCACTGACCTCCGAACAGCAGAGCATCACCATTGTCTATGTCATGAGCATTCCCAGTGCCCGGGCCATCAACATCACGCGGGTCATCACCGTTCTTCGCCATCATGCCTATGGACTGTGCGCAGCATGGTTACATAATAGGGATGGTTTACTGAAGTATCAGTAACAAATACCACTGAGAGTGTGTCAGTGTGTCCTTGTTTTTGCTACAGAATTTCAAACGTTTATCATGCGCAAATGAACTTACTAATGTCAACACTAAAAGCAGTTCTGTGATGTGAGTAGCTATTGTTGAGCAAATGACTTTGGTAACATTTATGAAACCTCGGCCATACGTTTTAGAAGATTGTGGTAGCGAAATGGCTACTAGTTGCAGTTGAAGGGAGTAAAATGTGTAGTGGTCCCTTCAGTGACTAGCATCATCTGGTAGCTTTTCCTCAGACCTGCGAGTTCTCACACCACCTGTCTTGCATTGTGCTCTTCCTGCAGGTTGTCCTCAtatcttcgcagcagaagaaggATCCCACTGCTGCCTGTGA
It contains:
- the LOC135385456 gene encoding BEN domain-containing protein 5-like, with the protein product MSATKEMRTNPPKAAYVRYRDCGKRCIVKVSEILDFSPKDVADYDPRRLYKIWWAPNDDDDYQGDPGYYKGQILLLAASVDDLEHKIEKKRVPTPKVVEITSDSGCENPQEVHRSGKKASESSLKKPAQGQTNCAVMRDILRQKLAEKRAHPVIEYESEVSDSDDGAVVPQKLYDELQERYAAMKAQVRELKSKASSSPSMMEDHLKAISTTLARVEEKIDQHEYVSPETTMLSEPPLKKANFQTDGVTVTINETVSMPLDQWLHCQREKKESLFVRSMALALWGKDTLKNRSTEGRVSNRFRKQPEATAKPQLSPEKIGVLEDCFEDWLVKRGASGPCLKERLNSLKGHLISALRDAARPAKDAPTTPTNATS